In Sphingobacterium zeae, one genomic interval encodes:
- a CDS encoding DUF4304 domain-containing protein: protein MAVFKELSKVLTPILKTMGFSKKGNSFYLKVGKNYGVINLQKSRESEKDIIKFTINFGVYSDVLGQLQYGYNSSAKPGIEQCHWGARVGEFMPRSPDYWWYFNASDNLSSLTSNVMEAV, encoded by the coding sequence ATGGCTGTATTTAAAGAATTAAGTAAAGTATTAACCCCTATATTGAAAACAATGGGATTCAGTAAAAAGGGAAATAGCTTTTACTTGAAAGTGGGTAAGAATTATGGAGTTATAAACTTACAAAAAAGCAGGGAAAGTGAGAAAGATATAATCAAATTTACAATAAATTTTGGTGTCTATTCCGATGTTTTGGGACAATTACAATATGGCTATAATAGTTCAGCAAAACCGGGAATTGAACAATGTCATTGGGGTGCAAGAGTTGGAGAGTTTATGCCACGTAGTCCTGATTATTGGTGGTATTTCAATGCATCAGACAATTTGAGTAGCCTCACTTCTAATGTAATGGAAGCTGTTTAA